A single Streptomyces sp. Edi2 DNA region contains:
- a CDS encoding TIGR03086 family metal-binding protein, with product MGDPTVDGMYEDGTDLLTIGALARLTGVPVKTIRNWSEQGLLPPTARTPAGYRLYGADAPARLETVRSLRDLGIGLAAIRSVLHRECTVAETAAQWADALDAQIRTLQLQRAVLRSVAARGSAAEELPTMTELARLSDRERRRIITDFVEDALDGVDAPAYRSGLLAAVPDLPDDPTPEQIDAWTALTALVRGPDLRAALRRLAEYSARTGPAASGAHAASGTRAAGETPAAQEQAAQEREPEQAAQEQAAQQQAAVRVAELMRLRGEETVAAGIAPDSPAAEPFLAELIAAWLPTQAGTPDPPAEDGPQARGRLLEQLETAAEPAVERYWQLLCTVTGRPAPPRWDRAGAWTAAALRAHPRPYELDRSAFDGTDPDRVMYAYEQVIRDVSALVAAVRPEDLDLPTPCAGWRVRQLLDHMVWENLMAASIAEDAPRTDHAAGHLGDDHRAAFEDSARAALAAFSGSGMLRRTYGPYDAPGAMLVQQVVVELLAHGWDLARATGAPTGLAPAVAEETLAAARRIYGAAPRTEGSSFAPERPAPPGAHATDRLAAFLGRDPIAPGRAPA from the coding sequence GTGGGAGACCCGACAGTGGACGGCATGTACGAGGACGGCACGGACCTGCTCACCATCGGCGCGCTGGCGCGCCTGACCGGCGTTCCGGTCAAGACCATCAGGAATTGGTCGGAGCAGGGCCTGCTGCCGCCCACCGCCCGCACCCCCGCGGGCTACCGGCTGTACGGCGCGGACGCCCCGGCCCGCCTGGAGACCGTGCGCAGCCTGCGCGACCTGGGCATCGGGCTGGCGGCGATCCGCTCCGTGCTGCACCGCGAGTGCACCGTCGCCGAGACGGCCGCGCAGTGGGCGGATGCGCTGGACGCACAGATACGCACTCTGCAACTGCAGCGCGCCGTGCTGCGGTCGGTGGCCGCGCGGGGGAGCGCAGCAGAGGAGCTGCCGACCATGACCGAGCTGGCCCGCCTGTCGGACCGGGAACGCCGCCGCATCATCACGGACTTCGTCGAGGACGCCCTCGACGGTGTGGACGCCCCCGCCTACCGCAGCGGTCTGCTGGCCGCCGTGCCCGATCTGCCCGACGACCCCACCCCCGAGCAGATCGACGCCTGGACCGCACTGACCGCCCTGGTCCGGGGCCCGGACCTACGGGCGGCGCTGCGCCGGCTGGCCGAGTACAGCGCGCGCACCGGGCCGGCGGCGAGCGGGGCGCATGCCGCGAGCGGGACGCGCGCCGCGGGGGAGACGCCGGCCGCGCAGGAACAAGCGGCGCAGGAACGGGAGCCGGAGCAGGCCGCGCAAGAACAGGCCGCGCAGCAACAGGCCGCCGTGCGTGTCGCGGAGCTGATGCGGCTGCGAGGAGAGGAGACCGTCGCGGCCGGCATCGCCCCCGACTCCCCGGCCGCGGAGCCCTTCCTCGCCGAGCTGATCGCCGCCTGGCTCCCCACCCAGGCCGGCACCCCCGACCCACCCGCCGAGGACGGCCCGCAGGCCCGCGGTCGGCTGCTGGAGCAACTGGAGACCGCCGCCGAGCCGGCCGTCGAGCGCTACTGGCAATTGCTGTGCACCGTCACCGGCCGGCCCGCCCCGCCCCGCTGGGACCGCGCGGGCGCCTGGACCGCGGCCGCGCTGCGCGCCCACCCCCGGCCGTACGAACTGGACCGGTCCGCGTTCGACGGCACCGACCCGGACCGGGTGATGTACGCCTACGAGCAGGTGATCCGGGACGTGTCCGCGCTGGTCGCCGCCGTACGGCCCGAGGACTTGGACCTGCCGACACCGTGCGCGGGGTGGCGCGTACGGCAGTTGCTCGACCACATGGTGTGGGAGAACCTGATGGCCGCCTCGATCGCCGAGGACGCCCCGCGCACCGACCACGCCGCCGGTCACCTCGGCGACGATCACCGCGCCGCCTTCGAGGACTCGGCGCGGGCCGCCCTCGCCGCCTTCAGCGGAAGCGGGATGCTCCGGCGCACCTACGGTCCCTACGACGCGCCCGGCGCCATGCTCGTCCAGCAGGTGGTGGTCGAACTCCTCGCACACGGCTGGGACCTGGCCCGGGCGACGGGCGCACCGACCGGCCTGGCACCCGCGGTCGCCGAGGAGACCCTGGCGGCGGCCCGCCGGATCTACGGCGCCGCACCGCGCACCGAGGGCAGCTCGTTCGCCCCCGAGCGCCCCGCCCCGCCCGGCGCGCACGCCACGGACCGGCTGGCCGCCTTCCTCGGTCGCGACCCGATCGCCCCCGGCCGCGCCCCGGCCTGA
- a CDS encoding S8 family serine peptidase, with translation MAHPRSRRMRALAVPLGLALTASLGFLPNAATAASQDSAPAAAASADGPLLSYVVNTTPGHAAVGKVEKAIAKAGGKVVIAHDQIGVIVVHSANPEFAASMRAVPGVQSAGATRTAPLKAQGTTDVGKPQKIDLPKSQLAAAGKAAKANSEEPLEPLQWDLPAIKADKAAKVNPGSKNVTVAIIDTGVDDTHPDLKANFSAKQSANCVGGVADTSKGAWRPWNPDEDYHGTHVAGTIAAARNGVGVAGVAPGVKISALKVSEPETSLFYAESVVCAFVFAADHGVEVTNNSYYVDPWMFNCKDDADQAAIIDAVGRAASYAQRKGAINIAAAGNSGLDLAAPQLPDASSPNDSTPVERTINPKTCWDVPTQLPGTVTVAATGVNKAKSYYSNYGLGQIDVAAPGGDSRQVPELPAKNGNILSTMPGGDWAYLAGTSMATPHVAGVAALLKSTHPKSSPQEIQWLLKEQADNPGCPTGDATCTGTKHVNGHFGYGIVDALDAVKK, from the coding sequence ATGGCACATCCTCGATCCAGACGCATGCGGGCGCTGGCCGTACCGCTCGGACTGGCTCTGACGGCGTCCCTCGGTTTCCTCCCGAACGCGGCCACCGCCGCGTCCCAGGACTCCGCCCCGGCCGCAGCGGCCTCGGCCGACGGCCCGCTGCTGTCGTACGTCGTGAACACCACGCCCGGCCATGCCGCGGTCGGCAAGGTCGAGAAGGCGATAGCCAAGGCCGGCGGGAAGGTGGTCATCGCCCACGATCAGATAGGCGTGATCGTCGTCCACTCGGCCAACCCCGAGTTCGCCGCGTCGATGCGCGCGGTACCGGGCGTGCAGTCGGCGGGCGCGACCCGCACCGCGCCGCTGAAGGCGCAGGGCACCACCGACGTCGGCAAGCCGCAGAAGATCGACCTGCCGAAGTCCCAGCTGGCGGCGGCCGGCAAGGCGGCGAAGGCGAACAGCGAGGAGCCGCTCGAACCGCTGCAGTGGGACCTGCCCGCCATCAAGGCCGACAAGGCCGCGAAGGTGAACCCGGGCAGCAAGAACGTCACCGTCGCCATCATCGACACCGGTGTGGACGACACCCACCCCGACCTGAAGGCCAACTTCTCCGCGAAGCAGTCCGCCAACTGCGTGGGCGGCGTGGCCGACACCTCCAAGGGCGCCTGGCGGCCCTGGAACCCGGACGAGGACTACCACGGCACCCACGTCGCGGGCACGATCGCCGCGGCCCGTAACGGCGTCGGCGTGGCGGGGGTCGCGCCGGGCGTGAAGATCTCCGCCCTCAAGGTCAGCGAGCCGGAGACGAGCCTCTTCTACGCCGAGAGCGTGGTGTGCGCCTTCGTCTTCGCGGCCGACCACGGCGTCGAGGTCACGAACAACAGCTACTACGTCGACCCGTGGATGTTCAACTGCAAGGACGACGCCGACCAGGCCGCCATCATCGACGCGGTCGGCCGTGCGGCGAGCTACGCCCAGCGCAAGGGGGCGATCAACATCGCCGCGGCGGGCAACTCGGGCCTCGACCTGGCGGCCCCTCAGCTCCCCGACGCCTCCAGCCCGAACGACTCCACCCCGGTCGAGCGCACCATCAACCCGAAGACCTGCTGGGACGTTCCCACCCAGCTGCCGGGCACGGTGACGGTCGCGGCGACCGGCGTCAACAAGGCCAAGTCGTACTACTCGAACTACGGCCTCGGCCAGATCGATGTGGCCGCTCCGGGCGGCGACTCGCGGCAGGTGCCCGAACTGCCCGCCAAGAACGGCAACATCCTCTCCACCATGCCGGGCGGTGACTGGGCCTACCTGGCCGGCACGTCCATGGCGACCCCGCACGTCGCGGGCGTTGCGGCGCTGCTCAAGAGCACCCACCCGAAGTCCAGCCCGCAGGAGATCCAGTGGCTCCTCAAGGAGCAGGCGGACAACCCCGGCTGCCCCACGGGTGACGCGACCTGCACCGGCACCAAGCATGTCAACGGCCACTTCGGCTACGGCATCGTCGATGCGCTGGACGCGGTGAAGAAGTAA
- a CDS encoding DUF3099 domain-containing protein, with translation MRKQSSDQAFRITGARQGLSEDVRGRQRRYVISMAVRTVAVVLTVVLWNIERPVAIATLVLGLTLPYIAVVIANAGRENAPSLPKTFVAGATRPMLTPGAGDAPAESVPERPAAGPTASPHDPS, from the coding sequence ATGCGGAAGCAGAGCAGCGACCAGGCCTTCCGGATCACCGGGGCGCGGCAGGGCCTGTCCGAGGATGTGCGCGGACGGCAGCGGCGGTATGTGATCTCGATGGCGGTGCGGACGGTGGCCGTCGTGCTCACCGTCGTGCTGTGGAACATCGAACGGCCCGTCGCCATCGCGACGCTGGTGCTCGGTCTGACGCTGCCCTATATCGCGGTGGTGATCGCCAACGCGGGCCGGGAGAACGCCCCTTCGCTCCCGAAGACCTTTGTCGCGGGCGCGACCCGGCCGATGCTGACACCGGGGGCCGGCGACGCTCCGGCGGAATCCGTTCCGGAGCGGCCGGCGGCGGGCCCCACCGCGTCACCACATGACCCCAGCTGA
- the moaA gene encoding GTP 3',8-cyclase MoaA, translating into MLIDTYGRVATDLRVSLTDRCNLRCTYCMPEEGLQWLAKPDLLTDDEIVRLIGIAVRDLGIEEVRFTGGEPLLRPGLPGIVERVAALAPRPQMSLTTNGIGLQRTAAALRDAGLDRVNVSLDTLRPDVFQALTRRKRHDDVLRGLEAARAAGLTPVKVNTVLMPGLNDDEAPDLLAWAIAHDYELRFIEQMPLDAQHGWKRDGMITAGDILTSLRTRFTLTPEGQDERGSAPAERWIVDGGPHRVGVIASVTRPFCRACDRTRLTADGQIRTCLFATEETDLRTALRSGAPDDEIARIWEHAMWGKKAGSGLDDPSFLQPERPMSSIGG; encoded by the coding sequence GTGCTCATCGACACTTATGGTCGTGTGGCCACCGACCTGCGCGTTTCACTGACCGACCGGTGCAATCTGCGATGTACGTACTGCATGCCGGAAGAGGGGCTGCAGTGGCTGGCCAAGCCCGACCTGCTCACCGACGACGAAATCGTCCGGCTGATCGGCATCGCCGTACGGGACCTGGGCATCGAAGAGGTCCGCTTCACCGGCGGTGAACCGCTGCTCCGCCCCGGCCTGCCCGGCATCGTCGAGCGCGTCGCCGCCCTCGCCCCGCGCCCCCAGATGTCGCTGACCACCAACGGCATCGGCCTGCAGCGCACCGCCGCCGCACTCCGCGACGCCGGCCTGGACCGCGTCAACGTCTCCCTCGACACCCTGCGGCCGGACGTCTTCCAGGCCCTGACCCGCCGCAAGCGGCACGACGATGTCCTGCGCGGTCTGGAGGCGGCCCGCGCGGCCGGTCTGACCCCGGTCAAGGTCAACACCGTCCTGATGCCGGGGCTCAACGACGACGAGGCCCCCGACCTGCTGGCCTGGGCCATCGCCCATGACTACGAGCTCCGCTTCATCGAGCAGATGCCGCTGGACGCCCAGCACGGCTGGAAGCGCGACGGCATGATCACCGCGGGCGACATCCTCACCTCGCTGCGCACCCGCTTCACCCTCACCCCCGAGGGCCAGGACGAGCGGGGCTCCGCGCCCGCCGAACGCTGGATCGTCGACGGCGGACCGCACCGCGTCGGTGTGATCGCCTCCGTCACCCGCCCGTTCTGCCGGGCCTGCGACCGTACGCGGCTGACCGCCGACGGCCAGATCCGTACCTGCCTGTTCGCCACCGAGGAGACGGATCTGCGTACCGCCCTGCGCTCCGGGGCCCCGGATGACGAGATCGCCCGCATATGGGAGCACGCGATGTGGGGCAAGAAGGCAGGCTCCGGCCTGGACGACCCCTCGTTCCTGCAGCCGGAGCGCCCGATGTCCTCGATCGGCGGCTGA
- a CDS encoding GlsB/YeaQ/YmgE family stress response membrane protein, producing MTWLWAIIVGLVLGLIAKAIIPGKQQIPLWLTVIFGMLGSVLGNWVATGIGVNETRGIDWIRHLLQLAGAVVVVAVGDRIWASMRGRKRHAA from the coding sequence ATGACGTGGTTGTGGGCCATCATCGTGGGCCTGGTGCTCGGCCTGATCGCGAAGGCCATCATCCCGGGCAAGCAGCAGATCCCGCTCTGGCTGACCGTGATCTTCGGCATGCTGGGCAGCGTCCTCGGCAACTGGGTGGCGACCGGCATCGGGGTCAACGAGACCCGGGGCATCGACTGGATCCGGCACCTGCTGCAACTGGCCGGCGCGGTGGTCGTCGTCGCCGTCGGTGACCGCATCTGGGCCTCCATGCGCGGCCGCAAGAGACATGCCGCCTAG
- a CDS encoding DUF485 domain-containing protein, protein MSAAPTLDPGTHEPPDYIQVQSSAEFDELRRAHRSFAFPLTVAFILWYLGYVLLSSYAGGFMGTKVLGHINVAFVLGIAQFVTTFLIAWWYSRHAATRLDPKAEAIKSRLEGDA, encoded by the coding sequence GTGAGCGCCGCACCGACCCTCGACCCGGGGACGCATGAGCCGCCCGACTACATCCAGGTGCAGTCGAGTGCGGAATTCGATGAACTCCGCCGCGCACACCGCTCGTTCGCCTTCCCGCTGACCGTCGCCTTCATCCTCTGGTACCTCGGGTACGTGCTGCTGTCGAGCTACGCCGGCGGCTTCATGGGCACCAAGGTCCTCGGCCATATCAATGTGGCCTTCGTCCTCGGCATCGCCCAGTTCGTCACGACCTTCCTCATCGCCTGGTGGTACTCCCGGCACGCCGCCACCCGGCTCGACCCCAAGGCCGAGGCCATCAAGTCCCGCCTGGAAGGTGACGCATGA
- a CDS encoding lysoplasmalogenase codes for MTARWPRAVRPLLWVFAALAVVHLGALLGGVTAVAHLTKPALMPVLAAYVLARGGPPLLAGALLCGFGGDTFLQIGGDVAFLVGMGSFAAGHVCYLLLFARHGAAPEAGRRGRTVAAAAAYAALLAGTVVLLWPDLPADLRIPVAGYSLLLTSMAFGALRAGALAAAGGLLFLLSDTLIASGIAHWPQLPAPQFCVMFTYIAAQYALAGGVLRAAGTAPRPAPEAGAARARVAGRTAA; via the coding sequence ATGACGGCGCGGTGGCCGCGGGCCGTCCGGCCCCTGCTGTGGGTCTTCGCCGCACTGGCCGTCGTACACCTCGGGGCGCTGCTCGGCGGCGTCACGGCCGTCGCACACCTCACCAAGCCCGCGCTGATGCCGGTGCTCGCCGCTTACGTGCTGGCGCGCGGCGGCCCCCCGCTGCTCGCCGGTGCGCTGCTGTGCGGCTTCGGCGGGGACACCTTCCTCCAGATCGGCGGGGACGTCGCCTTCCTGGTGGGGATGGGCTCGTTCGCCGCCGGACACGTCTGCTATCTGCTGCTGTTCGCCCGGCACGGGGCGGCGCCGGAGGCCGGACGGCGGGGGCGGACGGTCGCCGCCGCCGCTGCGTATGCCGCGCTGCTCGCCGGCACCGTGGTGCTCCTGTGGCCGGACCTCCCGGCCGATCTGCGGATCCCGGTGGCCGGCTACAGCCTGCTGCTCACCTCGATGGCCTTCGGCGCGCTCCGGGCGGGAGCCCTGGCCGCCGCCGGCGGGCTGCTCTTCCTCCTCTCCGACACCCTGATCGCGAGCGGCATCGCCCACTGGCCGCAGCTGCCCGCCCCGCAGTTCTGCGTCATGTTCACCTATATCGCGGCCCAGTACGCGCTGGCCGGCGGTGTGCTGCGCGCGGCCGGCACCGCTCCCCGGCCCGCACCGGAGGCCGGTGCGGCGCGGGCCCGGGTGGCCGGACGCACCGCCGCTTGA
- the tyrS gene encoding tyrosine--tRNA ligase: MTRLGESVARASTLLSADLSSDTTVQELLQETGARRYLDLTDLPAKEQAELIAARTVEVLPGVEKLAERIEERRAAGKGLHIKLGIDPTATDVHLGHAVPLIVLSRFQRLGHDVTLIIGDFTAKIGDPSGRTAERPPLTDEDIAHNLATYREQVRPFFDFEKVSFRQNSEWLAPYTFPELLMLLAQVPASQLLQREDFRNRLAAGSGLTMTELLYPVAQGLDSVALECDVELGGSDQLLNLQMGRKLMELRGQRPQLVVTMPLIEGTDGTGAKMSKSKGNYVGLSAPADDVFGKIMSVPDRLMEPYLKAWTEWTDGEIALALGRVADRSLHPMDLKKVLAGEVVAALYGMEAAMAARAGFVAQFSKKSFSDVDSLPVVDVAAHGAETVATVLTKILEFTPSASAARRLAKQNALRLVVEGEDGQQTVTLAEADSVRPLGEVLAEKLADTAGVAYLKAGRKLAQLDGR; the protein is encoded by the coding sequence ATGACACGCCTCGGCGAATCCGTCGCCCGCGCCAGCACTCTGCTCTCCGCCGACCTCTCCTCGGACACCACCGTCCAGGAGCTGCTCCAGGAGACGGGCGCGCGGCGCTATCTCGACCTGACGGACCTGCCCGCCAAGGAGCAGGCCGAGCTGATCGCGGCCCGTACGGTCGAGGTCCTGCCGGGCGTGGAGAAGCTGGCCGAGCGGATCGAGGAGCGCCGGGCCGCCGGCAAGGGTCTGCACATCAAGTTGGGCATCGACCCGACGGCCACCGATGTGCACCTGGGACATGCGGTGCCGCTGATCGTCCTGAGCCGGTTCCAGCGGCTGGGGCATGACGTCACCCTGATCATCGGCGACTTCACGGCCAAGATCGGCGACCCATCGGGCCGTACGGCCGAGCGCCCGCCGCTGACCGACGAGGACATCGCGCACAACCTCGCCACGTACCGCGAACAGGTGCGGCCCTTCTTCGACTTCGAGAAGGTCAGCTTCCGGCAGAACAGCGAGTGGCTGGCGCCGTACACCTTCCCGGAACTGCTCATGCTGCTCGCCCAGGTGCCGGCCTCCCAGCTGCTGCAGCGCGAGGACTTCCGCAACCGGCTGGCGGCCGGCTCCGGCCTGACCATGACGGAGCTGCTGTACCCCGTCGCGCAGGGCCTGGACTCGGTGGCGCTGGAGTGCGATGTGGAGCTGGGCGGCTCCGACCAGCTGCTCAATCTGCAGATGGGCCGCAAGCTGATGGAGCTGCGCGGGCAGCGGCCGCAGCTGGTGGTGACCATGCCGCTGATCGAGGGCACGGACGGCACCGGCGCCAAGATGTCCAAGTCCAAGGGCAATTACGTCGGGCTGAGCGCCCCCGCCGACGATGTCTTCGGCAAGATCATGTCGGTGCCGGACCGGCTGATGGAGCCGTACCTGAAGGCCTGGACGGAGTGGACGGACGGGGAGATCGCGCTCGCCCTGGGCCGGGTCGCGGACCGCTCGCTGCACCCGATGGACCTCAAGAAGGTCCTGGCGGGCGAGGTCGTGGCGGCGCTGTACGGCATGGAGGCGGCGATGGCGGCGCGGGCCGGTTTCGTCGCGCAGTTCTCCAAGAAGTCGTTCTCCGATGTGGACTCGCTCCCGGTCGTCGATGTCGCCGCGCACGGCGCGGAGACGGTGGCGACGGTGCTGACCAAGATCCTGGAGTTCACGCCCAGCGCCTCGGCGGCGCGGCGGCTGGCCAAGCAGAATGCGCTGCGGCTGGTCGTGGAGGGCGAGGACGGGCAGCAGACCGTGACGCTCGCGGAGGCCGATTCGGTCCGGCCGCTGGGTGAGGTGCTGGCCGAGAAGCTGGCGGACACGGCCGGGGTCGCGTACCTCAAGGCCGGACGGAAGCTGGCTCAGCTCGACGGCCGCTGA
- a CDS encoding peptidase E — protein sequence MTRTPTIALLGGGFSGDPDTLLDDFVLETAGRPRPKVCFLPTASGDAPGYIEGFHAAFAGRGWCEPSHLELFRRTVTDLRSFVLAQDIVYVGGGNTANLLAVWRVHGLDAILREAYAAGVLLCGISAGACCWFETAFSDSFGPPVPLADGLGLLPGSLCPHYDGEPERRPGYLAAVNDRALPAGWAVDDGATGVFTDGRLTDVVTRRPGATLHRVSVGRDGSVEEVAQTARQLGA from the coding sequence ATGACCCGCACACCCACCATCGCCCTGCTCGGCGGCGGCTTCTCCGGCGACCCCGACACCCTGCTGGACGACTTCGTGCTGGAGACCGCCGGACGGCCCCGGCCGAAGGTCTGCTTCCTGCCGACCGCGAGCGGTGACGCACCGGGGTACATCGAGGGGTTCCACGCGGCGTTCGCCGGGCGCGGGTGGTGCGAACCGAGCCATCTGGAGCTGTTCCGGCGCACCGTGACCGATCTGCGGTCATTCGTCCTCGCCCAGGACATCGTCTACGTCGGCGGCGGCAACACCGCCAACCTGCTTGCCGTCTGGCGGGTGCACGGCCTGGACGCGATCCTGCGCGAGGCGTACGCGGCAGGGGTGCTGCTGTGCGGCATCAGCGCCGGGGCCTGCTGCTGGTTCGAGACCGCGTTCTCCGACTCCTTCGGGCCGCCCGTGCCGCTGGCCGACGGACTGGGACTGCTGCCGGGCAGCCTGTGCCCGCACTACGACGGCGAGCCGGAGCGCAGGCCCGGCTACCTCGCAGCGGTCAACGACCGTGCGCTGCCCGCAGGCTGGGCGGTCGACGACGGCGCCACCGGGGTGTTCACCGACGGCCGCCTCACGGACGTCGTCACCCGCAGACCGGGCGCCACGCTCCACCGGGTGAGCGTCGGCCGGGACGGCTCGGTCGAGGAGGTGGCGCAGACGGCGCGGCAGCTGGGGGCTTAG
- a CDS encoding sterol desaturase family protein, translated as MPHLPDVLLWSIPAFVLLAVIEMVSYRLHPDEEAEGYETKDAATSVGMGLGSLVFDALWKIPIVAIYAAVYELTPLRIPVVWWTLPLMQLAQDFFYYWSHRGHHVIRVLWACHVVHHSSEKFNLSTALRQPWTTWTVWPFYVPMIALGVHPAVVAFTSGANLVYQFWVHTERIGKLPRPFEFVLNTPSHHRVHHASQGGYLDRNFGGILIIWDRMFGSFVAETERPVYGLTKNIKTFNPLRVATHEYAAIARDIRAADSWRERAGRVFRGPGWQPAGRAAAVQTPVDGRPGAEAPASVGEPAA; from the coding sequence ATGCCGCACCTGCCCGATGTCCTGTTGTGGTCCATACCGGCCTTCGTTCTGCTCGCCGTGATCGAGATGGTGAGCTACCGCCTCCATCCCGACGAGGAGGCGGAGGGCTACGAGACCAAGGACGCTGCCACCAGCGTCGGCATGGGCCTGGGCAGCCTCGTGTTCGACGCGCTGTGGAAGATCCCCATCGTGGCGATCTACGCCGCGGTCTACGAGCTCACCCCGCTGCGGATACCCGTGGTGTGGTGGACGCTGCCCCTGATGCAGCTCGCCCAGGACTTCTTCTACTACTGGTCGCACCGCGGCCACCACGTCATCCGCGTCCTGTGGGCCTGCCACGTGGTGCACCACTCCAGCGAGAAGTTCAACCTCAGCACCGCCCTGCGCCAGCCCTGGACGACCTGGACCGTCTGGCCCTTCTACGTCCCGATGATCGCGCTCGGCGTCCATCCGGCCGTGGTCGCCTTCACCTCCGGCGCCAACCTCGTCTACCAGTTCTGGGTGCACACCGAGCGGATCGGCAAACTGCCCCGGCCCTTCGAGTTCGTGCTCAACACCCCCTCCCACCACCGCGTCCACCACGCCTCGCAGGGCGGCTACCTGGACCGCAACTTCGGCGGGATCCTGATCATCTGGGACCGGATGTTCGGCTCGTTCGTGGCCGAAACCGAGCGGCCGGTCTACGGACTCACCAAGAACATCAAAACCTTCAACCCGCTGCGGGTGGCCACCCATGAGTACGCCGCCATCGCGCGCGACATACGGGCCGCGGACAGTTGGCGCGAGCGCGCCGGGCGGGTGTTCCGCGGGCCGGGCTGGCAGCCGGCCGGGCGGGCCGCCGCGGTGCAGACCCCGGTGGATGGACGGCCGGGGGCCGAGGCTCCCGCCTCCGTCGGGGAGCCGGCCGCATGA
- a CDS encoding cation acetate symporter, with amino-acid sequence MSPLHPPLALGLAAGGAGEHRTLIVTLFAVFVAATLGLTVWAGRQTKGVEDFYAGGRQFSGFQNGLAISGDYMSAASFLGIAGAIALFGYDGFLYSIGFLVAWLVALLLVAEPLRNSGRFTMGDVLAYRMRQRPVRTAAGTSTIIVSIFYLLAQMAGAGALVTLLLGITSEAGKILVVVLVGIVMILYVTIGGMKGTTWVQMVKAVLLIAGTLLITFLVALKFHFNLSDLLGAAAENSGKGAAFLEPGLKYGATVTSKIDFISLGLALVLGTAGLPHILIRFYTVPTAKAARKSVNWAIGIIGVFYLMTIALGFGAAALIKPGTITASNKAGNTAAPLLAQEIGGGAGSTGGAILLAVISAVAFATILAVVAGLTLASSSSFAHDLYVNVLRKGKATEKEEVGAARWATVGIGAVAIVLGVFARGLNVAGLVALAFAVAASANLPTLLYSLFWKRFTTRGALWSIYGGLVSSVLLVLFSPVVSGKETSMFPGADFAVFPLENPGLISIPLGFLLGWLGSLLSKEEPDAKKYAELEVRSLTGTGAH; translated from the coding sequence ATGAGCCCCCTGCACCCTCCCCTCGCGCTCGGCCTCGCGGCCGGCGGCGCGGGCGAGCACCGCACCCTGATCGTCACCCTCTTCGCGGTCTTCGTCGCCGCCACCCTCGGCCTCACCGTCTGGGCGGGCCGGCAGACCAAGGGCGTGGAGGACTTCTACGCCGGCGGCCGCCAGTTCAGCGGATTCCAGAACGGCCTGGCCATCTCCGGCGACTACATGTCCGCCGCCTCCTTCCTCGGCATCGCCGGCGCCATCGCCCTCTTCGGCTACGACGGCTTCCTCTACTCCATCGGCTTCCTCGTCGCCTGGCTCGTCGCGCTCCTCCTGGTCGCCGAACCGCTGCGCAACTCCGGCCGCTTCACCATGGGCGACGTGCTCGCCTACCGGATGCGCCAGCGCCCGGTCCGCACCGCCGCCGGCACCTCCACCATCATCGTCTCGATCTTCTACCTGCTCGCCCAGATGGCCGGTGCGGGCGCCCTGGTCACCCTGCTCCTGGGCATCACCAGCGAGGCGGGCAAGATCCTGGTCGTCGTCCTCGTCGGGATCGTGATGATCCTCTACGTCACCATCGGCGGGATGAAGGGCACCACCTGGGTCCAGATGGTCAAGGCGGTCCTGCTGATCGCCGGCACCCTGCTGATCACCTTCCTGGTGGCGCTCAAGTTCCACTTCAACCTCTCCGACCTGCTGGGCGCCGCCGCCGAGAACAGCGGCAAGGGTGCCGCCTTCCTGGAGCCCGGCCTCAAGTACGGCGCCACCGTCACCTCGAAGATCGACTTCATTTCGCTGGGTCTCGCCCTCGTCCTGGGCACCGCGGGCCTGCCGCACATCCTCATCCGCTTCTACACGGTCCCCACCGCCAAGGCCGCCCGGAAGTCCGTGAACTGGGCGATCGGCATCATCGGCGTCTTCTACCTGATGACCATCGCGCTCGGGTTCGGCGCCGCGGCCCTGATCAAGCCCGGGACGATCACCGCGTCCAACAAGGCGGGCAACACCGCGGCTCCGCTGCTCGCGCAGGAGATCGGCGGTGGCGCGGGCTCCACCGGGGGCGCGATCCTGCTCGCCGTCATCTCCGCGGTCGCCTTCGCGACCATCCTCGCGGTGGTCGCCGGCCTCACCCTCGCCTCGTCCTCGTCCTTCGCGCACGACCTGTACGTCAACGTCCTGCGCAAGGGCAAGGCCACCGAGAAGGAAGAGGTCGGCGCGGCCCGCTGGGCGACCGTCGGTATCGGAGCCGTCGCCATCGTCCTGGGGGTCTTCGCCCGCGGCCTGAACGTCGCCGGCCTGGTGGCACTCGCCTTCGCGGTCGCCGCCTCCGCCAACCTCCCGACCCTCCTGTACAGCCTGTTCTGGAAGCGGTTCACCACCCGGGGCGCCCTGTGGTCCATTTACGGAGGCCTCGTCTCCTCCGTCCTCCTGGTCCTCTTCTCCCCGGTCGTCTCCGGCAAGGAGACCTCGATGTTCCCCGGCGCCGACTTCGCCGTCTTCCCCCTGGAGAACCCTGGCCTGATCTCCATCCCGCTGGGCTTCCTGCTCGGCTGGCTGGGGTCCCTGCTGTCCAAGGAGGAGCCGGACGCCAAGAAGTACGCCGAACTGGAGGTCCGCTCGCTGACCGGCACCGGAGCGCACTGA